Proteins encoded within one genomic window of Streptomyces sp. NBC_01314:
- a CDS encoding helix-turn-helix transcriptional regulator, whose amino-acid sequence MDDRAEIREFLASRRARITPEQAGLPAWGGHRRVRGLRREEAATLAGISVDYYVRMERGNLSGISDRVLDAVARALQFDDAERRHLYDLARRAPAPAASRRRAPTHRLRPAVQYMLDAVRDAPAWIHNGRQDLVATNHLARALYAPLLADPRRPANAARFIYLDPAAHDFFPDWEQTADGITAMLRTEAGRNPHDKDLTDLIGELSTRSETFRSHWADHNVRRHRTGSKKLHHPVVGDLELNFEAMALASDPDLTFVIYTATPDTPSADSLHLLATWAATQDQPEPDLQNHQL is encoded by the coding sequence ATGGACGACCGCGCCGAGATCAGGGAATTCCTCGCCTCCCGCCGCGCCCGCATCACCCCTGAGCAGGCCGGACTGCCCGCCTGGGGCGGTCACCGGCGAGTCAGGGGGCTGCGGCGCGAGGAGGCCGCGACGCTGGCCGGCATCTCGGTCGACTACTACGTACGCATGGAGCGCGGCAACCTGTCCGGGATCTCCGACAGAGTCCTGGACGCCGTCGCCCGCGCCCTGCAGTTCGACGACGCCGAACGCCGACACCTGTACGACCTGGCCCGGCGCGCCCCCGCCCCCGCCGCCTCCCGCCGCCGTGCTCCCACCCACCGTCTGCGGCCCGCTGTGCAGTACATGCTGGACGCCGTCCGCGACGCCCCCGCCTGGATCCACAACGGGCGCCAGGACCTGGTGGCCACCAACCATCTGGCCCGCGCCCTGTACGCGCCCCTCCTGGCCGACCCGCGCCGCCCCGCCAACGCGGCCCGGTTCATCTACCTCGACCCCGCCGCCCACGACTTCTTCCCCGACTGGGAGCAGACCGCCGACGGCATCACCGCCATGCTCCGCACCGAAGCCGGCCGCAACCCCCACGACAAGGACCTCACCGACCTCATCGGGGAACTGTCCACCCGCAGCGAGACCTTCCGCAGTCACTGGGCCGACCACAACGTCCGCCGACACCGCACCGGCAGCAAGAAGCTCCACCACCCGGTCGTCGGCGACCTGGAACTGAACTTCGAGGCAATGGCCCTGGCCTCCGACCCTGACCTCACCTTCGTGATCTACACCGCCACCCCCGACACCCCCAGCGCCGACTCCCTCCACCTCCTTGCCACCTGGGCAGCCACCCAAGACCAGCCCGAGCCCGATCTCCAGAACCATCAACTCTGA
- a CDS encoding recombinase family protein: MKRLGRDAAELTSLADHLTAHGLVLETLAGPLPGMYDPSDPSGPGCPLFVFFAAMAETERKNIRESTLEGLGAASRKGEHGGLPPVITGDTLHTALRRRANGEWVEQIQPDLIIPAGKRKGQAPASVVARMLGCHDDTTAQLAAEAGGTWRNYAPGDHSWSP, encoded by the coding sequence ATGAAGCGCCTTGGCCGCGACGCCGCCGAACTCACCTCGCTCGCCGACCACCTCACCGCCCACGGGCTGGTCCTGGAGACGCTCGCCGGCCCCCTGCCCGGGATGTACGACCCCAGCGACCCCAGCGGGCCCGGCTGCCCGCTGTTCGTATTCTTCGCAGCGATGGCGGAGACCGAACGGAAGAACATACGCGAGTCGACCCTCGAAGGACTCGGAGCCGCGTCTCGCAAGGGAGAGCACGGCGGCCTGCCACCCGTCATCACCGGGGACACGCTGCACACCGCGCTCCGCCGTCGCGCGAACGGCGAGTGGGTCGAGCAGATCCAGCCCGACTTGATCATTCCGGCCGGCAAACGCAAAGGGCAGGCCCCCGCTTCCGTGGTCGCCCGCATGCTCGGCTGCCACGACGACACCACCGCCCAGCTCGCCGCTGAGGCTGGCGGAACCTGGCGGAACTATGCCCCAGGCGACCACTCATGGTCACCGTGA
- a CDS encoding aldo/keto reductase, with protein sequence MKHTTLGDLDVSRIGLGAMGMSVFYTGAGSDDAESVRTVQRAIDLGVTLIDTAEVCGPYTNEELLGRALKGRRDEVVLATKFGLISHGAPNGGMGVLDSGPTTIRAAVEGSLKRLGTDHIDLYYQHRIDPGTPIEDVAGAVGELVAEGKVRAFGLSEAGPDTIRRAHAVHPVSAVQSSYSLWTREVEERVLPALRELGIGFVPYAPLGHGFLTGTLRSPEQFDEGDWRRTSPRFQGENFQRNLALADEVRAIADEGDVTPAQIALAWLLTRGEHIVPIPGTKRVARVEENTAADAVLLSAEQLTRLDSLPPASGHDHNEAERQTIER encoded by the coding sequence TTGAAGCACACCACTCTGGGAGATCTGGATGTCTCCCGCATCGGCCTGGGCGCGATGGGCATGTCGGTCTTCTACACCGGCGCCGGCAGCGACGATGCCGAGTCCGTGCGCACCGTCCAGCGGGCGATCGACCTGGGCGTCACGCTCATCGACACCGCCGAGGTCTGCGGCCCCTACACCAACGAGGAACTTCTCGGCCGGGCGCTGAAGGGCCGCCGTGACGAGGTCGTCCTGGCGACCAAGTTCGGCTTGATCTCGCACGGAGCCCCGAACGGCGGCATGGGCGTCCTGGACAGCGGCCCGACCACGATCCGCGCCGCCGTCGAAGGCTCGCTCAAACGCCTCGGGACCGACCACATCGACCTGTACTACCAGCACCGCATCGACCCGGGCACGCCGATCGAGGACGTGGCGGGTGCGGTCGGCGAGCTGGTGGCCGAGGGCAAGGTCCGCGCGTTCGGCCTGTCCGAGGCCGGACCTGACACGATCCGCCGCGCCCACGCCGTGCACCCGGTCTCGGCGGTGCAGTCGTCGTACTCGCTGTGGACCCGCGAAGTCGAGGAGCGGGTACTGCCCGCGCTGCGCGAGCTTGGCATCGGCTTCGTGCCGTACGCGCCGCTCGGCCACGGCTTCCTCACCGGCACTCTCCGCTCGCCCGAGCAGTTCGACGAGGGTGACTGGCGCAGGACCAGTCCGCGCTTCCAGGGCGAGAACTTCCAGCGCAACCTGGCCCTGGCCGACGAGGTGCGGGCCATCGCCGACGAGGGCGACGTCACCCCGGCCCAGATCGCGCTGGCCTGGCTGCTGACCCGCGGCGAGCACATCGTCCCGATCCCCGGCACCAAGCGTGTGGCCCGCGTGGAGGAGAACACCGCCGCCGACGCGGTCTTGCTGAGCGCCGAGCAGCTGACCCGGCTCGACAGCCTGCCCCCGGCCTCAGGCCACGACCACAACGAGGCCGAGCGGCAGACGATCGAACGCTGA